One Vanessa cardui chromosome 22, ilVanCard2.1, whole genome shotgun sequence DNA window includes the following coding sequences:
- the LOC124539318 gene encoding hyaluronidase PH-20-like isoform X2, translating to MKFLLFSILIFCAVKCDDGSNNYYVVEVVEDEISRDFRKPFRVYWNVPTIQCKSKKILFDNLYEKYGIIQNDEDSFNGEKITIMYEPGLFPAIFKNETSGKYRFRNGGVPQEGNLEEHLKAFRADMEEIVPNPDFSGIGIIDFESWRPIFRQNFGTLVPYKDVSCEIEKKLHWWWPKSWINAEAKQRFEASARTFMQTTISIAKQMRPKALWGYYGFPHCFNMAGQNSKEDCAPNVLAENDITYWMWSESTALYPSVYSSRNLSSDQLGSLVRGRVREANRVRRYETPILPYYWFRYREGGYMTEEDLNVVLKSFYKSNASGFIIWGSSNDVNTVSKCNNLYSYVEKVLGPTVAKYIKKINIANDVMIETPPELNFVNDTVTSDINMTNKTSAVESTETSTNSFIRKGEIDPDYDWVPPVNYSQDISQNVEEELQKKGFNKTEDITDIKTLNDSLVVDMIFDALIKGDNYNESSSSKQTTRNIVDETVSNNNNSLEVTEAPIIKDTDSLNSLITKDPLGFIEHLAIEEEKIEHFDETINIDEYKDEDEDIRLKDSSIGNILPLDDNQKPILTPATDVIVDIVSDTTTSISDTTSKDSFNVEDNNVKSKNENVLINIIDFLLNGNSNIENENDKQYIKRKHNKMKNLTSDFDSTVKKLSNNDNSEDLDTNFSNESITINDEFVNNSTESYTEISTTNEEVPRETTFEIDHTTEVDLPYDKENNQSTHFSTTEESNEDLISFNEEFDDFLVENITDLNYETSTQYDTNTETFNLSSSTDTILSTDKNINTNVYTAEDSNTSESVTVTERGDNEFITLGNNESVTVTESGDNEFSTIDNKVEVIYEDKNESSFTTDAASDQVVTYIYYP from the exons CAATAACTATTACGTGGTCGAAGTTGTCGAAGATGAAATAAGCAGAGACTTCAGAAAACCGTTCCGCGTCTACTGGAACGTGCCCACAATTCAGTGCAAATCAAAGAAAATACTATTCGATAATTTATACGAAAAATATGGCATCATTCAAAATGATGAGGATAGTTTTAATGGCGAGAAAATAACGATTATGTATGAACCGGGTCTGTTTCCGGCTATATTCAAGAATGAAACCAGCGGGAAGTACCGGTTTAGGAACGGCGGTGTGCCACAGGAAGGGAATTTGGAAGAGCATTTGAAGGCGTTTCGAGCTGATATGGAGGAAATCGTACCAAATCCGGACTTTAGTG GAATCGGAATAATAGATTTCGAATCATGGCGCCCCATATTTCGGCAGAACTTCGGTACTCTAGTTCCGTACAAGGATGTTTCCTGTGAGATCGAGAAGAAATTGCATTGGTGGTGGCCCAAGAGTTGGATTAACGCAGAG gCGAAGCAACGCTTCGAAGCGTCTGCCAGGACATTTATGCAGACAACGATATCCATTGCGAAGCAAATGCGCCCTAAAGCGCTTTGGGGATACTACGGGTTCCCACACTGCTTCAACATGGCGGGGCAGAATTCAAAGGAGGATTGTGCTCCGAATGTTTTAGCTGAAAACGATAt AACTTACTGGATGTGGTCAGAGAGCACAGCGCTGTATCCATCGGTGTACAGTTCAAGAAATCTATCCTCAGATCAGTTAGGGTCGCTAGTTCGAGGTCGAGTCCGGGAAGCCAATCGAGTCAGACGATACGAGACACCAATACTGCCTTACTATTGGTTTAGGTATCGTGAAGGTGGATATATGACAGAA GAAGATCTTAATGTTGTTCTTAAGTCTTTTTACAAATCAAACGCATCCGGATTCATCATATGGGGAAGTTCGAACGACGTGAATACTGTCAGCAAATGCAATAATCTATATTCTTACGTCGAAAAAGTTCTCGGACCCACTGTAgcgaaatacattaaaaaaataaacatagccAATGACGTCATGATAGAAACACCGCCTGAACTTAATTTTGTTAATGATACTGTCACCAGTGATATAAATATGACCAATAAAACAAGTGCTGTCGAATCTACCGAGACCAGCACCAATAGCTTTATCAGAAAGGGAGAAATAGACCCAGATTACGATTGGGTACCACCAGTGAATTACTCTCAAGATATTTCACAAAACGTTGAAGAAGAATTACAAAAGaaaggttttaataaaacagaagATATAACTGATATAAAGACATTGAACGACAGTCTTGTTGTTGATATGATATTCGACGCTTTGATAAAAGgtgataattataatgaaagttCAAGTAGCAAACAAACGACTAGAAATATCGTAGACGAAACagtttcaaataataacaatagctTAGAAGTTACCGAAGCGCCAATTATTAAAGATACAGATTCTTTGAATTCTTTAATCACAAAAGATCCATTAGGTTTTATAGAACATCTTGCGATAGAAGAGGAAAAAATTGAGCATTTtgatgaaacaataaatatagaCGAATATAAAGATGAAGATGAAGACATTAGATTAAAGGATTCTTCCATTGGCAATATCTTACCCTTGGACGATAATCAAAAGCCAATTTTGACTCCTGCTACAGATGTAATAGTTGATATTGTTAGTGACACTACAACATCAATAAGTGATACAACCTCAAAAGATTCTTTTAATGTTGAAGATAACAATGTTAAatctaaaaatgaaaatgtcttaataaatataatagacttTTTGTTAAACGGAAATtccaacatagaaaacgaaaatgataaacaatatataaaaagaaaacataataaaatgaaaaatcttaCATCAGATTTCGACTCAACAGTAAAAAAGTTATCTAACAATGATAACTCGGAAGACTTAGATACCAATTTTTCTAATGAAAGCATCACAATTAATGATGAATTTGTAAACAATAGTACTGAAAGCTATACAGAAATCTCAACAACCAATGAAGAAGTACCTAGAGAAACTACATTTGAAATTGATCATACAACCGAAGTTGATTTACCTTAcgataaagaaaataatcagTCTACACATTTTTCAACAACTGAAGAAAGCAACGAAGATTTGATATCCTTCAACGAGGAATTCGACGACTTTTTGGTAGAAAATATAActgatttaaattatgaaacgtCCACACAATACGATACGAATACAGAAACATTTAATCTCTCGTCTTCCACTGATACAATTCTTTcaactgataaaaatataaatacaaatgtatatacaGCGGAGGATTCTAATACAAGTGAAAGTGTTACAGTTACAGAACGTGGAGACAATGAATTTATAACACTGGGAAACAATGAAAGTGTTACAGTGACAGAGAGTGGCGATAATGAGTTCAGTACAATTGATAACAAAGTTGAAGTTATATATGAAGATAAAAACGAATCCTCATTTACAACAGACGCTGCATCTGATCAGGTTGTGAC atatatttactacCCGTGA
- the LOC124539318 gene encoding uncharacterized protein LOC124539318 isoform X1, producing MKFLLFSILIFCAVKCDDGSNNYYVVEVVEDEISRDFRKPFRVYWNVPTIQCKSKKILFDNLYEKYGIIQNDEDSFNGEKITIMYEPGLFPAIFKNETSGKYRFRNGGVPQEGNLEEHLKAFRADMEEIVPNPDFSGIGIIDFESWRPIFRQNFGTLVPYKDVSCEIEKKLHWWWPKSWINAEAKQRFEASARTFMQTTISIAKQMRPKALWGYYGFPHCFNMAGQNSKEDCAPNVLAENDITYWMWSESTALYPSVYSSRNLSSDQLGSLVRGRVREANRVRRYETPILPYYWFRYREGGYMTEEDLNVVLKSFYKSNASGFIIWGSSNDVNTVSKCNNLYSYVEKVLGPTVAKYIKKINIANDVMIETPPELNFVNDTVTSDINMTNKTSAVESTETSTNSFIRKGEIDPDYDWVPPVNYSQDISQNVEEELQKKGFNKTEDITDIKTLNDSLVVDMIFDALIKGDNYNESSSSKQTTRNIVDETVSNNNNSLEVTEAPIIKDTDSLNSLITKDPLGFIEHLAIEEEKIEHFDETINIDEYKDEDEDIRLKDSSIGNILPLDDNQKPILTPATDVIVDIVSDTTTSISDTTSKDSFNVEDNNVKSKNENVLINIIDFLLNGNSNIENENDKQYIKRKHNKMKNLTSDFDSTVKKLSNNDNSEDLDTNFSNESITINDEFVNNSTESYTEISTTNEEVPRETTFEIDHTTEVDLPYDKENNQSTHFSTTEESNEDLISFNEEFDDFLVENITDLNYETSTQYDTNTETFNLSSSTDTILSTDKNINTNVYTAEDSNTSESVTVTERGDNEFITLGNNESVTVTESGDNEFSTIDNKVEVIYEDKNESSFTTDAASDQVSVSSSFALGSNSNSMYFYIYSTFIFFNNIFINNIS from the exons CAATAACTATTACGTGGTCGAAGTTGTCGAAGATGAAATAAGCAGAGACTTCAGAAAACCGTTCCGCGTCTACTGGAACGTGCCCACAATTCAGTGCAAATCAAAGAAAATACTATTCGATAATTTATACGAAAAATATGGCATCATTCAAAATGATGAGGATAGTTTTAATGGCGAGAAAATAACGATTATGTATGAACCGGGTCTGTTTCCGGCTATATTCAAGAATGAAACCAGCGGGAAGTACCGGTTTAGGAACGGCGGTGTGCCACAGGAAGGGAATTTGGAAGAGCATTTGAAGGCGTTTCGAGCTGATATGGAGGAAATCGTACCAAATCCGGACTTTAGTG GAATCGGAATAATAGATTTCGAATCATGGCGCCCCATATTTCGGCAGAACTTCGGTACTCTAGTTCCGTACAAGGATGTTTCCTGTGAGATCGAGAAGAAATTGCATTGGTGGTGGCCCAAGAGTTGGATTAACGCAGAG gCGAAGCAACGCTTCGAAGCGTCTGCCAGGACATTTATGCAGACAACGATATCCATTGCGAAGCAAATGCGCCCTAAAGCGCTTTGGGGATACTACGGGTTCCCACACTGCTTCAACATGGCGGGGCAGAATTCAAAGGAGGATTGTGCTCCGAATGTTTTAGCTGAAAACGATAt AACTTACTGGATGTGGTCAGAGAGCACAGCGCTGTATCCATCGGTGTACAGTTCAAGAAATCTATCCTCAGATCAGTTAGGGTCGCTAGTTCGAGGTCGAGTCCGGGAAGCCAATCGAGTCAGACGATACGAGACACCAATACTGCCTTACTATTGGTTTAGGTATCGTGAAGGTGGATATATGACAGAA GAAGATCTTAATGTTGTTCTTAAGTCTTTTTACAAATCAAACGCATCCGGATTCATCATATGGGGAAGTTCGAACGACGTGAATACTGTCAGCAAATGCAATAATCTATATTCTTACGTCGAAAAAGTTCTCGGACCCACTGTAgcgaaatacattaaaaaaataaacatagccAATGACGTCATGATAGAAACACCGCCTGAACTTAATTTTGTTAATGATACTGTCACCAGTGATATAAATATGACCAATAAAACAAGTGCTGTCGAATCTACCGAGACCAGCACCAATAGCTTTATCAGAAAGGGAGAAATAGACCCAGATTACGATTGGGTACCACCAGTGAATTACTCTCAAGATATTTCACAAAACGTTGAAGAAGAATTACAAAAGaaaggttttaataaaacagaagATATAACTGATATAAAGACATTGAACGACAGTCTTGTTGTTGATATGATATTCGACGCTTTGATAAAAGgtgataattataatgaaagttCAAGTAGCAAACAAACGACTAGAAATATCGTAGACGAAACagtttcaaataataacaatagctTAGAAGTTACCGAAGCGCCAATTATTAAAGATACAGATTCTTTGAATTCTTTAATCACAAAAGATCCATTAGGTTTTATAGAACATCTTGCGATAGAAGAGGAAAAAATTGAGCATTTtgatgaaacaataaatatagaCGAATATAAAGATGAAGATGAAGACATTAGATTAAAGGATTCTTCCATTGGCAATATCTTACCCTTGGACGATAATCAAAAGCCAATTTTGACTCCTGCTACAGATGTAATAGTTGATATTGTTAGTGACACTACAACATCAATAAGTGATACAACCTCAAAAGATTCTTTTAATGTTGAAGATAACAATGTTAAatctaaaaatgaaaatgtcttaataaatataatagacttTTTGTTAAACGGAAATtccaacatagaaaacgaaaatgataaacaatatataaaaagaaaacataataaaatgaaaaatcttaCATCAGATTTCGACTCAACAGTAAAAAAGTTATCTAACAATGATAACTCGGAAGACTTAGATACCAATTTTTCTAATGAAAGCATCACAATTAATGATGAATTTGTAAACAATAGTACTGAAAGCTATACAGAAATCTCAACAACCAATGAAGAAGTACCTAGAGAAACTACATTTGAAATTGATCATACAACCGAAGTTGATTTACCTTAcgataaagaaaataatcagTCTACACATTTTTCAACAACTGAAGAAAGCAACGAAGATTTGATATCCTTCAACGAGGAATTCGACGACTTTTTGGTAGAAAATATAActgatttaaattatgaaacgtCCACACAATACGATACGAATACAGAAACATTTAATCTCTCGTCTTCCACTGATACAATTCTTTcaactgataaaaatataaatacaaatgtatatacaGCGGAGGATTCTAATACAAGTGAAAGTGTTACAGTTACAGAACGTGGAGACAATGAATTTATAACACTGGGAAACAATGAAAGTGTTACAGTGACAGAGAGTGGCGATAATGAGTTCAGTACAATTGATAACAAAGTTGAAGTTATATATGAAGATAAAAACGAATCCTCATTTACAACAGACGCTGCATCTGATCAG GTGAGTGTATCATCCAGCTTCGCTTTGGGGTCCAACTCGAATTCCATGTATTTCTATATCTATTCgactttcatattttttaataatatatttatcaacaatatatcttag
- the LOC124539446 gene encoding FK506-binding protein 5: protein MNSKKGKTKNRPKPSKTSQNVDVVDTKDAETSNKADESEKCESLKKEEIALPELNIVSSPEVIEQPVVAASEAPKKPKRSKTKKKQDTSIEPITHDDLNTNTLKDDQKENIVETELQESVDVVPVARKKKTKSKKIVDQPKADVEPQTLECEVKTVDEKNTNINSDIIQKENPDAEPLKTSEVLQKETTVSKKKKKKKHRHDSDKSDINDPCTLAFQKLLESSEDVNEENESEKVSVDTIDLTQDTMSQIPVLVTESNQTSDLQENVKDGASKSKKKNKKGKKQPETESQINKDCKHEPEEDISNISTDKNITTENIELDTALMDLGLKPKAKIVKPVQKKRKAKSESQDENISESVEIDSENKINESTTQILNEPIMASEDKHPEKNTQVSEVSNISIGLIDDKKDSEDKVLSEKTDKIDKSAENSSIDILTSLEALSKSEDKNLVTEKTLDLPKVEEIPEGKTIIKTDSDKGSDNSGFVKVKTGKQKKKRQHNVDTVPEIIESGGPSIVKGSEINVPEQEIPTNKDEKETDIDVKHCDFVEHSPKHDELETLSIATPDLIQYPRSTSQQHIDDNNNDTIIEEISTTDEFKLGIPIYTATPIIQGSGESPDATNATKPIDIKVTEDTSPTSSSNEKNDIKSRIIEVNNDMEELRRSIERSLAELTGAEICTSEVDKEFEELFKNQIEDSQRTKPLEDKLQEEQSKSPDDNIMKSEKVSVDTVTASISKMDTSIETKSDQTNVSQPKSSEDITEKTDMETDTKSTVPICPARSKGKSKSKKKGKKETASTSSNNSTTQQSDTTNKDTSKTSKSNNSDKSDQKPESSKEKGKQQSVYPIEETEKLTGETDPNSKHLKLDLSFEPIENFEDALTSSADDVNKTFEIIVNEATESLRQNNPQINIIAPKEDTEEKNKEKKRKQNPASQPKNLLGKPNIPASSNKTDYKKEKNKPPNSIQAKVKIKDSVEIEKCNKDLKESHFDGKNKLNKQSNGPDTYSYLSNTNEDFIYKYSFRKVFLQSSCHVCKKALIHRFPCKFCSLVFYCSQKHHDEDWARHQFLCFAVSTIAHLKEQKHIYADAQNITGQDYRVLRMQMILSCEKILKRKLVPWEQEALLYPRLCADTSCRQWKQTKLKDCEGCGQISYCADHPDHLPSFHQRWCKSYALYQKLVNYQQTKGRLEPKLPTKVMEHYRIPDKINEVLGAMYEEKIDMDEIQYAALTQLASAPLTTAYGYQLYSTKMNSTCANGVLKKATFTIHAVGTDLQFEADALNKWEIFFLHLRPDVQDLRVVLVGPDLNPSELPLELLGKIKLCENCRANKRRVIFHFHDKETYHEYYSSDDFITPDVVCAFNPNIQRSSLYNIKDTWSSTIDSILQQKIPFIITSYNIEELERDISRVKEISRYNFNVVSEAKHNPFSSLRPDRNFITDHEIPLLFKNYCFSILCGAF from the exons ATGAACAGCAAGAAAGGTAAAACCAAAAACCGACCGAAACCATCGAAAACTTCACAAAATGTAGACGTAGTTGACACAAAAGATGCTGAAACTTCTAATAAAGCCGATGAATCTGAAAAGTGTGAAAGTCTTAAAAAAGAAGAGATTGCTTTACCAGAGCTTAATATTGTTTCTTCACCTGAAGTCATAGAACAGCCAGTCGTGGCCGCTAGTGAAGCTCCTAAAAAGCCAAAACGAAGCAAAACTAAAAAGAAACAAGACACTTCGATCGAACCAATAACTCATGAcgatttaaatacaaacactCTAAAAGATGAtcaaaaagaaaatatcgttGAAACTGAATTGCAAGAATCTGTTGATGTTGTACCGGTGGCtcgaaaaaagaaaacaaaaagtaaGAAAATTGTAGATCAACCAAAAGCTGATGTAGAACCACAGACTTTAGAATGCGAGGTAAAAACAGTGgacgaaaaaaatacaaacattaattCTGACataattcaaaaagaaaatcCAGATGCGGAACCACTTAAAACGTCCGAAGtattacaaaaagaaacaacagtttctaagaaaaagaaaaaaaagaaacatcgcCATGATTCAGATAAATCAGACATAAATGATCCCTGTACTCTAGCGTTCCAAAAATTGTTAGAATCATCAGAAGATGTTAATGAAGAAAATGAAAGTGAAAAGGTGTCAGTGGACACTATAGATCTCACACAGGATACTATGAGCCAAATTCCAGTACTTGTTACGGAATCAAACCAAACTAGTGATTTACAAGAAAATGTAAAAGATGGAGCATCGAAaagcaagaaaaaaaataaaaaaggtaaaaaacaaCCTGAAACAGAATCACAAATCAACAAAGACTGTAAACATGAACCAGAAGAGGATATCTCAAATATTTCAACAGATAAAAACATCACTACAGAAAATATCGAATTAGATACAGCACTAATGGACCTTGGCTTGAAACCGAAAGCAAAAATTGTCAAGCCCGTTCAAAAGAAACGTAAAGCAAAATCAGAATCTCAAGACGAAAACATCTCGGAATCAGTAGAAATAGattcagaaaataaaattaacgaaaGTACAACACAAATACTTAATGAACCTATAATGGCATCTGAGGATAAACATCCCGAAAAAAATACTCAAGTAAGTGAGGTTTCGAATATATCCATAGGTTTGATAGACGATAAGAAGGATAGCGAAGATAAAGTGTTATCGGAAAAAACTGATAAAATCGATAAATCTGCTGAAAATTCATCAATTGACATATTGACATCATTAGAGGCTTTAAGTAAAAGTGAAGATAAAAATCTTGTTACTGAAAAAACTTTGGATCTACCTAAAGTTGAGGAAATTCCTGAAggaaaaactattataaaaacagATAGCGATAAAGGGTCTGACAATTCGGGCTTTGTAAAAGTTAAGACAggtaaacaaaagaaaaaacgaCAGCATAATGTCGATACCGTACCAGAAATAATAGAATCTGGTGGTCCTTCAATAGTTAAGGGTTCAGAAATAAATGTCCCAGAACAAGAAATACCAACTAACAAAGATGAAAAAGAAACAGATATTGATGTAAAACATTGTGATTTCGTAGAACATAGTCCTAAACATGATGAATTGGAAACGCTAAGTATAGCTACTCCTGATTTGATTCAATACCCTAGATCTACAAGTCAACAACACAtcgatgataataataatgatacaattaTTGAAGAAATATCAACGACAGATGAGTTTAAATTAGGTATTCCTATTTATACAGCAACACCTATTATTCAAGGATCAGGTGAATCACCAGATGCTACAAATGCTACTAAACCAATTGATATTAAAGTTACTGAAGATACATCGCCGACTAGCTCTAGCAATGAGAAAAATGATATCAAGTCCAGAATTATTGAAGTAAATAACGACATGGAAGAATTAAGGCGATCCATTGAAAGATCACTAGCAGAATTGACAGGTGCTGAAATATGCACTAGTGAAGTGGATAAAGAGTTTGAGGAGttgtttaaaaatcaaatagaaGACTCACAACGAACAAAACCATTAGAGGATAAATTACAAGAAGAACAGTCGAAGTCCCCTGACGACAATATTATGAAATCAGAGAAAGTAAGTGTGGATACAGTAACCGCCAGTATTAGTAAAATGGATACAAGTATTGAAACAAAATCTGATCAAACGAACGTTAGCCAGCCGAAATCATCTGAAGATATTACTGAAAAGACAGATATGGAAACGGACACAAAAAGTACTGTTCCCATTTGTCCAGCTAGAAGTAAAGGTAAAAGCAAATCAaagaaaaaaggtaaaaaagaaACTGCATCTACCAGTAGTAACAATTCCACTACACAACAATCAGACACTACCAATAAAGACACATCTAAAACCTCTAAATCTAATAATTCTGATAAATCTGACCAAAAACCTGAATCGTCAAAAGAAAAAGGTAAACAACAATCAGTATATCCCATAGAAGAAACTGAGAAACTTACAGGGGAAACTGATCCTAATTCGAAACATTTGAAATTGGATTTGTCTTTTGAGCcaattgaaaattttgaagatGCTCTTACATCTAGTGCAGATGATGTCAATAaaacttttgaaataattgtaaatgaaGCAACTGAATCGTTACGACAAAACAAtccacaaataaatataatagctcCGAAAGAAGATACCGAAGAAAAGAATAAAGAGAAGAAGCGAAAACAAAATCCTGCATCGCAGCCAAAAAACTTATTAGGCAAACCCAACATTCCTGCATCATCGAATAAAACAGATtacaaaaaggaaaaaaataaaccacCCAATTCAATACAAgctaaagttaaaattaaggatTCTGTGGAAATCGAAAAGTgcaataaagatttaaaagaaTCCCATTTCgatggtaaaaataaattaaacaaacagaGTAATGGTCCCGATACTTATTCATATTTATCGAACACGAACGAAGatttcatttacaaatacaGTTTCCGTAAAGTTTTCCTACAAAGTAGTTGTCACGTTTGTAAGAAGGCGTTGATACACAGATTCCCCTGTAAGTtttgttcattagttttctactgCAGTCAAAAACATCACGACGAAGATTGGGCCAGGCATCAATTCTTGTGTTTTGCTGTGTCCACAATCGCTCATCTTAAAG aaCAAAAACACATCTATGCGGATGCTCAAAACATTACGGGACAGGACTATCGAGTACTCAGAATGCAGATGATACTGTCTTGTGAAAAGATACTTAAACGAAAGCTGGTACCTTGGGAACAAGAGGCCTTGCTGTATCCCAGACTGTGTGCGGATACAAGTTGTAGACAATGGAAGCAAACGAAACTGAAGGATTGTGAGGGATGTGGTCAG ATATCATACTGCGCTGATCATCCAGATCACCTGCCTTCATTTCACCAACGTTGGTGCAAATCCTACGCTCTATATCAGAAACTTGTTAACTATCAGCAAACGAAAGGAAGGTTGGAACCTAAGCTCCCCACTAAAGTTATGGAGCATTACAGAATACCAGATAAAATTAATGAGGTGCTCGGAGCTATGTATGAGGAAAAAATTG ACATGGATGAGATCCAGTACGCAGCGTTAACGCAACTTGCATCAGCACCGTTGACAACAGCTTATGGTTATCAGCTCTACAGCACCAAGATGAATTCGACTTGCGCGAATGGAGTGTTAAAG AAGGCCACATTCACTATCCACGCTGTGGGCACAGACCTTCAGTTCGAAGCTGATGCCTTGAACAAATGGGAGATATTCTTTTTACACTTGCGGCCTGATGTCCAGGACCTGAGAGTAGTGCTGGTTGGACCAGACTTGAATCCTTCAGAACTTCCTCTGGAATTACTTGGAAAAATCAA GTTATGTGAGAACTGCCGTGCAAACAAACGCAGAGTAATATTTCACTTCCACGACAAGGAAACCTACCACGAATATTATTCCAGCGACGACTTTATTACACCAGATGTCG TGTGCGCCTTCAATCCGAACATACAAAGATCATCCCTGTACAATATTAAGGACACCTGGTCTTCGACAATCGACAGCATTTTGCAGCAAAAGATTCCTTTCATCATAACCTCCTACAACATAGAAGAGTTAGAAAGAGACATATCGCGAGTGAAAGAGATATCAAGATATAATTTCAACGTTGTTTCAGAAGCGAAACACAATCCCTTCAGTAGTCTCAGACCGGACAGAAATTTCATAACGGATCACGAAATAcctttgttgtttaaaaattattgttttagtatACTGTGTGGtgctttttaa